From one Microbacter margulisiae genomic stretch:
- a CDS encoding alpha-L-fucosidase has translation MRHTNSKSFRQRKPFRILFSGIMFCFLGITVAKAAQAGDKTVSGVTATPAITTTDSTQRMAWWEKARFGMFIHWGIYAVPAQGEWYMSNGHVPLRQYEGYAKRFDPARFNADQWVKSAKAAGMKYLVITSKHHDGFCMFNTKATQYNVVEATPWHQDPLLALRKACRKYGVRFCVYYSIMDWHSPDQQAADTNALHPTYNPTHFMPGKKQAYITYMKTELKELIEEYHPGLIWFDGEWMNGWTEQDGQALYHYLRALDPALIINDRVKGVGDYETPEQRIPSNGLPGHDWETCMTINGSWGYDAGDHNWKSTETLLHNLIDIASKGGNYLLNVGPDSTGVIPLPEEQRLKAMGAWMKANGQSIYGTSASPFTRQLPWGRCTLKSCKGGTLLYLNVFDWPKDGKLEVPGLENHISEAYLLKRNLFGYHKRLKIHQDNQSVIVDVPQSAPDKISSVIVLKIKGNVEIKNHD, from the coding sequence ATGAGACACACAAATTCAAAATCTTTCCGGCAAAGAAAACCTTTCCGGATTCTATTTTCAGGCATCATGTTCTGTTTTTTAGGCATAACCGTAGCTAAAGCAGCACAAGCGGGGGACAAAACAGTGTCAGGGGTAACCGCCACCCCAGCCATCACCACCACGGATTCCACCCAGCGCATGGCATGGTGGGAGAAAGCCCGGTTTGGGATGTTCATCCACTGGGGCATCTATGCCGTTCCGGCACAGGGAGAATGGTATATGTCCAATGGACATGTGCCGCTCAGGCAATATGAAGGGTATGCGAAACGGTTTGATCCGGCAAGATTTAATGCAGACCAATGGGTCAAGTCAGCCAAAGCAGCCGGGATGAAATATCTGGTTATCACATCGAAGCATCATGACGGCTTTTGCATGTTCAACACTAAAGCTACACAATACAATGTCGTAGAAGCCACGCCATGGCACCAGGATCCTTTACTTGCATTACGTAAGGCATGCCGGAAATATGGTGTCAGGTTCTGTGTGTACTACTCCATCATGGATTGGCACAGTCCCGACCAGCAGGCAGCCGATACCAACGCCCTGCATCCCACCTATAACCCGACCCATTTTATGCCAGGGAAGAAGCAAGCCTATATCACATATATGAAAACCGAACTCAAGGAACTGATTGAAGAATACCATCCCGGACTGATTTGGTTTGACGGCGAATGGATGAACGGATGGACAGAACAGGACGGGCAGGCGCTATACCATTACCTGCGGGCATTAGATCCTGCATTAATTATAAATGACAGAGTAAAAGGCGTGGGAGATTACGAGACGCCGGAGCAGAGGATTCCCTCCAATGGTCTGCCGGGGCATGACTGGGAAACCTGTATGACCATCAATGGGAGCTGGGGTTATGATGCCGGGGACCATAACTGGAAATCAACAGAAACACTCTTACATAACCTGATTGATATAGCCAGTAAAGGAGGCAACTATTTACTCAATGTCGGGCCTGATTCCACAGGCGTTATTCCCCTGCCGGAAGAACAACGGCTCAAAGCCATGGGAGCATGGATGAAGGCCAACGGGCAGTCCATTTATGGCACCAGCGCCAGTCCCTTTACGAGGCAGTTACCCTGGGGGCGCTGCACCCTGAAATCCTGCAAAGGAGGGACACTGCTTTATCTCAATGTATTTGACTGGCCGAAAGATGGAAAGCTGGAAGTCCCTGGATTGGAGAATCACATCTCAGAGGCCTATTTACTAAAAAGAAATTTATTTGGCTACCACAAGAGACTAAAGATACATCAGGACAACCAAAGCGTGATAGTGGATGTGCCGCAGTCGGCTCCCGATAAGATTTCCTCTGTCATTGTATTGAAAATAAAGGGGAATGTTGAAATCAAAAATCACGATTAA